Proteins encoded within one genomic window of Candidatus Berkiella cookevillensis:
- a CDS encoding multinuclear nonheme iron-dependent oxidase, translated as MSLSQSQRSDSHRLEEEITGVGLGLRAQHYKTILETRPLVPWFEVISENYLAKGALAMRHLEAIRAHYPIVLHGVSLSIGSTDPLNQSYLKSLKALKSQIDAAWISDHLCWSSFSHQYVPDLWPLPFEDKAIRHVVERILKVQDYLQERILLENISSYLQFTHSVLPEWEFISTIAAQADCYLLLDINNIYVNAMNHNFDPRLYIDAIPPERVKQLHLGGFERKEAYTHSSRFLPAKGHNVDEAARERIPRSAQIVHDWGERKQPTKSKIRKRRVYLLDTHGQAVHTAVWELFQYAQLRFHNVPVCIEWDNNIPDFNVLLDEAKKAKHIMDNVEVCR; from the coding sequence TAGAAGAAGAAATCACAGGTGTAGGGCTTGGTTTACGAGCCCAACATTATAAGACCATCTTAGAAACACGTCCCCTTGTTCCTTGGTTTGAGGTGATTAGCGAAAATTATTTGGCTAAGGGTGCATTAGCAATGCGTCATTTGGAAGCGATTCGTGCCCATTATCCCATTGTCTTACATGGTGTGAGTCTCTCCATTGGTTCTACAGATCCCTTAAATCAATCATATTTAAAATCCTTAAAAGCACTTAAGTCTCAAATCGATGCGGCTTGGATCTCCGATCATCTCTGTTGGTCATCATTCTCTCATCAGTATGTACCAGATTTATGGCCCTTGCCTTTTGAGGATAAAGCAATTCGCCATGTCGTTGAACGTATTTTGAAAGTACAAGATTACTTGCAAGAGCGGATTTTACTTGAAAACATATCTTCTTATCTTCAATTTACACATTCTGTCTTGCCAGAGTGGGAGTTCATTTCGACGATTGCTGCTCAAGCGGATTGTTATCTTTTATTGGATATTAATAATATCTATGTGAATGCAATGAACCATAACTTTGATCCGCGACTTTATATCGATGCCATTCCTCCAGAGCGCGTTAAACAATTACATTTGGGTGGTTTTGAAAGAAAAGAGGCCTATACTCATAGCAGTCGATTTTTACCCGCAAAGGGGCACAATGTAGATGAGGCGGCAAGAGAGCGAATCCCCAGGAGTGCACAAATAGTGCATGACTGGGGTGAGAGAAAGCAGCCAACAAAATCTAAAATTCGAAAGCGAAGAGTATATTTATTAGATACACATGGCCAAGCAGTGCATACTGCTGTATGGGAGCTATTTCAGTATGCGCAGCTGCGTTTTCATAATGTGCCTGTCTGTATTGAATGGGATAATAATATTCCTGATTTCAACGTGCTCCTCGATGAAGCAAAGAAGGCAAAGCATATTATGGATAATGTAGAGGTTTGTCGTTAA